Proteins encoded in a region of the Pocillopora verrucosa isolate sample1 chromosome 11, ASM3666991v2, whole genome shotgun sequence genome:
- the LOC131781469 gene encoding protein MON2 homolog isoform X1, producing the protein MSKTLDERSRKFIDAVQSDLRALSNETRRKFQPVKEAAEAGILRLRTIGAAKVKNLKITKVIAEETEIVQPFLLGCDTKSLRVVQISLTALQRLITNDALSESSSVNLVSALWQLMEGGLEELRILQTIILLITTSNIVHGENLGKAMVLCFKLYFIKDATICTTAAATVRQMVSVIFERVITEDKQGLASQDVEETAGSVRHKNCPVSLHPCGRDAYLLFQDLCQLTNGEQPYWLNGITEMTRTFGLELLESVLRGYPNIFLKHPEFSFLLKERVCPLIIKLFSPSIKHRISSTPLEKPLYPVAVRLLRIVSVLIEKFYTLLVTECEIFLSLLVKFLEPDKPQWQRALALEVLHTLTIQPALLRSFCLFYDMQEHSTRIFHDMVNALTSFTQGIFTNLSLHSSSQNTAHLPSANTIQTPSSAPPPSVVALSAMGGVTPQPGFSYRGAWIPLSVLPVLGQAKPVYLEQLEKENSSISDGYTLSIAFACLLEIVKSLDVLVQENNDVSSAAEGMGWIEPDASGAAIETGVGTDTINENDKGSKAPDLFQEMVSASWCGILASLSLLLEASNDETVTESILKSYQLYANVCGILNLTTPRDAFITSLCKAALPPHYTLTVVNPHSGTAQVSYVKMPISGSQALMDPQGGDHRALGKSPTNSGETGFGAVVTGTPLGSSHGPVSLTAKNIQCMRSLLSLAHCHGGILGTAWHMVLTTLQHLTWILGLKPSTGGTLKAMPASEAPNLVITQTMMAELPVLAAILSRLFETSKYLDDVALHHLVDALCRLSSTSMEQAQSNKEPSLFAVAKLLETGLNNLHRARVLWKPLTAHLLEVCQHPHTKMREWGAEAVTSLVRSALTHDHDPPLKQDLQLQSMLLGPLQEMSTISFSDIRYKQLECVLQILHSTGQNLGQGWLCVLGVIGAATNQQGEGLIRVAFQSLQLVVTDFLPLMPCTCIKVVVDVAGKFGLQPQELNISLTAIGLLWNISDFLSQHREKIRTELQDIETTLNDSAKYDKPVPPSDRQWMCLYSKLGELCVDPRPAVRKSAGQTLFSTISAHGSLLENITWYTALWRVLFPLLEQVKTMSTSAADVPPPSDAVNSKNKILIHHSRDTAEKQWAETRVLTLSGVARVFNNRRQILAGLDEFPRAWALLLEFIESAALSKSAEVALAALKSFQDIVQDSSESQEGAGANSSNTGDNGKDKRVAKGAAKLKVKPKFCEAADEDLNLWTNAWRAWYNIGITSMSEAHIVRTRRDSSGKITTARTYPAQAFLAALVQIFPSLFMRIYSRFGLADLQKLARILQTSVTIPVHIDQSPFLVPSFQDTVLTALQHAILDAIEILGEPLPHSSNSVLHDSKQPMYPTLFTLLLQFFDYATEPPKVDDSSNAEASRRKKKEWIILSLTPFSEKCMEMVVVLYGECLSEPAVIEEKVLEKIIKSLRNPLRLKYSCSSQSTWKLAVDSLMTVIRKGLNVALARPADDSLMTAIRKGLNAALSRQDSFRSMWYELASAFEDFLFSDMTPPENQSLEQHQADEELDIKLLRMIREEILPHSAALPKDFMARVMALLNRGSIHSAADATFSGTDANGFPLREEFAKSCFETLLQFSFVNGTSDVDQLAEQSDGKVSELALDALLRRCSDVVVKYVEDEKLSGKCPLPRTRMAEMSFVMKAISTLLSSLKRAVKENPTVVDAQIWEQVVELYPRLVECTVCNSTPVRRALREALQEYADLVKPPIRVSKAVNGKR; encoded by the exons GCCATGGTCTTGTGCTTCAAGTTGTACTTCATTAAAGATGCAACAATCTGTACAACAGCGGCAGCAACTGTGAGGCAGATGGTGTCAGTGATATTTGAAAGAGTCATTACTGAGGATAAACAAGGCCTGG CTTCTCAGGATGTAGAAGAAACAGCAGGATCAGTGCGACACAAGAACTGTCCAGTCAGTCTGCACCCATGTGGAAGGGATGCTTATCTTCTATTTCAG gACTTATGCCAACTGACAAATGGTGAACAACCTTACTGGTTGAATGGCATCACTGAGATGACAAGAACATTTGGATTAGAGCTGCTTGAAAGTGTGCTCAGAGGTTACCCGAATATATTTCTCAAG catcCAGAGTTCAGCTTTCTTCTGAAGGAAAGGGTATGCCCTCTGATTATCAAGTTGTTCTCTCCAAGCATCAAACATCGTATAAGCTCCACTCCATTAGAGAAGCCTCTTTATCCAGTGGCTGTTAGACTTCTAAGAATTGTCTCTGTCTTGATCGAGAAATTTTACACTCTTCTG GTAACAGAATGCGAgatatttctttctctcttggTGAAGTTCTTGGAGCCAGATAAACCTCAGTGGCAAAGAGCACTGGCTCTTGAGGTTCTTCATACCCTCACCATCCAGCCAGCCTTGCTGAG GTCATTTTGTCTCTTCTACGACATGCAAGAGCATTCTACAAGAATCTTCCATGATATGGTGAATGCTCTGACGAGTTTTACCCAGGGAATATTCACCAACCTGTCATTGCACAGCTCGTCACAGAACACAGCTCACCTGCCGAGTGCGAACACGATCCAAACACCCTCCAGTGCCCCTCCCCCATCAGTTGTGGCGTTGAGTGCAATGGGCGGGGTCACCCCGCAACCTGGATTCTCCTATAGGGGTGCATGGATACCCCTGTCTGTTTTGCCCGTTTTAGGACAAGCGAAACCTGTTTA cCTTGAACagttagaaaaagaaaattcatcgATCTCCGACGGCTACACACTCTCCATTGCGTTTGCTTGTTTGCTGGAGATCGTCAAAAGTCTTGATGTGCTtgtacaagaaaacaatgatgTGTCAAGTGCTGCCGAAGGGATGGGTTGGATTGAGCCTGATGCATCAGGAGCAGCCATTGAAACCGGAGTGGGAACTGACACCATCAATGAGAATGATAAAG gaTCAAAGGCACCAGATTTATTTCAGGAGATGGTGTCGGCCTCGTGGTGTGGTATTTTGGCGTCActttctttactgttggaagCAAG CAATGATGAAACAGTCACGGAATCCATTCTAAAATCCTACCAGCTTTACGCCAATGTCTGTGGTATCTTGAATCTTACGACTCCGAGAGATGCTTTTATCACATCACTTTGCAAGGCAGCACTGCCCCCACACTACACCCTGACAGTAGTCAATCCCCACTCTGGTACCGCACAGGTTTCTTATGTCAAGATGCCAATTAGTGGGTCTCAGGCTCTCATGGATCCTCAAGGAGGAGATCACCGGGCTCTGGGTAAATCACCGACCAACTCAGGGGAGACTGGTTTTGGTGCTGTGGTCACAGGGACCCCACTTGGCTCTAGTCATGGTCCAGTGTCG TTGACAGCGAAGAACATCCAATGTATGCGATCGTTATTGAGCCTTGCTCACTGCCATGGTGGAATTCTGGGTACAGCGTGGCACATGGTTCTTACCACGCTTCAG CATCTTACCTGGATTTTGGGTCTCAAGCCATCAACTGGAGGAACACTCAAAGCCATGCCAGCGAGCGAGGCCCCTAATCTG GTTATAACACAAACAATGATGGCTGAACTTCCAGTCTTGGCTGCAATCTTATCAAGACTCTTTGAAACATCTAA ATACCTGGATGACGTAGCCCTCCATCATCTTGTAGACGCACTTTGTAGATTGTCGTCTACATCCATGGAACAAGCTCAAAGCAATAAG GAACCATCTCTCTTCGCCGTTGCTAAGTTATTAGAAACAGGCCTAAATAACCTTCACCGCGCACGCGTTTTGTGGAAACCGCTGACCGCACATCTGTTGGAG gtTTGCCAACATCCTCACACTAAAATGAGAGAATGGGGCGCCGAGGCGGTGACGTCATTGGTTCGCTCAGCTCTGACGCATGACCACGATCCACCATTGAAACAAGACTTG CAATTACAGTCCATGCTTCTGGGTCCACTCCAAGAAATGTCCACTATAAGTTTCTCTGATATTCGCTATAAACAATTGGAATGTGTTCTTCAG ATTCTTCACTCCACTGGTCAAAATCTTGGTCAGGGTTGGTTATGTGTGTTGGGAGTTATCGGAGCGGCTACTAACCAACAAGG GGAAGGTCTTATTCGCGTGGCGTTCCAAAGCCTGCAGCTTGTGGTGACCGATTTCCTTCCCTTGATGCCTTGCACGTGCATCAAGGTGGTAGTAGATGTGGCGGGAAAATTTGGCCTCCAGCCTCAGGAGCTGAACATTAGCTTGACAGCCATTGGTCTGTTG TGGAATATCTCCGATTTTCTCTCACAACACCGAGAAAAAATTCGCACAGAGTTGCAAGACATTGAGACGACCTTAAATGACAGTGCTAAGTACGACAAACCCGTCCCCCCCTCAGACAGGCAGTGGATGTGTTTGTATTCCAAACTTGGTGAGCTGTGTGTCGACCCTAGGCCAGCCGTCAGAAAAAGCGCGGGGCAAACGCTGTTCTCCACCATAAGTGCGCATGGCTCGTTGCTGGAAAATATCACGTGGTACACAGCTCTGTGGAGG GTGTTGTTTCCTTTGCTTGAACAAGTGAAAACCATGTCTACTTCAGCAGCTGATGTTCCTCCTCCGAGCGATGCAGTAAACTCAAAGAATAAAATCCTAATTCACCATTCACGTGATACCGCTGAAAAACAGTGGGCGGAAACTCGTGTTCTGACACTCAGTGGCGTGGCGCGTGTGTTTAACAACCGGCGCCAAATTTTAGCGGGCCTTGATGAGTTCCCGCGCGCATGGGCTCTTTTGTTGGAGTTTATTGAGTCTGCGGCTTTGAGCAAGTCCGCTGAAGTTGCACTGGCGGCTCTCAAGAGTTTTCAGGACATCGTTCAAGATTCGTCAGAAAGTCAAGAGGGTGCTGGCGCAAATTCCTCAAATACAGGAGACAACGGGAAGGACAAAAGAGTAGCAAAGGGAGCTGCTAAACTTAAAGTTAAACCTAAGTTTTGTGAGGCAGCAGACGAGGATTTAAATCTATGGACGAACGCGTGGCGTGCTTGGTACAACATCGGCATAACAAGCATGTCTGAAGCACATATCGTCAGAACTCGCAGGGACTCTTCTGGAAAAATCACTACAGCTAGAACTTACCCTGCGCAAGCTTTCCTGGCAGCTTTAGTTCAGATTTTTCCTTCGCTATTCATGAGAATATATAGCCGTTTTGGCCTGGCTGATCTACAGAAGCTTGCGCGAATTCTACAGACCTCTGTAACTATTCCTGTACATATAGATCAGTCGCCGTTTTTAGTTCCTTCATTTCAGGATACTGTGTTAACAGCGTTACAACACGCTATTCTGGATGCTATTGAAATTTTGGGCGAGCCACTGCCTCATTCTTCCAACTCGGTTCTCCACGATTCAAAACAACCAATGTATCCGACACTTTTTACACTGTTACTGCAGTTTTTTGATTATGCGACAGAACCTCCAAAAGTTGACGATTCGTCTAATGCAGAGGCTTcgagaaggaagaaaaaggaatgGATTATTCTATCGTTGACTCCGTTCTCGGAGAAATGCATGGAAATGGTTGTGGTACTTTACGGGGAATGTTTATCTGAGCCAGCTGTTATAGAGGAAAAAGTGTTGGAGAAAATCATTAAG TCTTTGCGCAATCCTCTTCGTCTCAAGTACAGCTGCTCGTCGCAGTCCACCTGGAAGCTAGCTGTCGATTCATTGATGACTGTCATTCGTAAAGGACTCAATGTGGCCCTCGCACGACCAG CCGACGATTCATTGATGACAGCCATTCGTAAAGGACTCAATGCGGCTCTCTCACGACAAG ATTCTTTTAGGTCCATGTGGTACGAATTAGCTTCAGCGTTTGAagactttcttttttcagatat GACCCCCCCTGAGAATCAGTCGCTGGAACAGCATCAGGCAGACGAAGAACTGGACATCaag CTTTTGCGCATGATCCGTGAGGAGATTCTACCCCATTCCGCTGCTCTGCCTAAAGACTTCATGGCACGAGTCATGGCGCTCCTGAACAGAGGCTCGATTCACTCAGCTGCAGATGCCACTTTTAGCG GAACGGATGCTAACGGATTTCCTCTTCGTGAAGAGTTTGCCAAGTCTTGTTTCGAAACTTTGCTACAGTTTTCGTTCGTCAACGGAACATCTGATGTGGATCAACTTGCAGAGCAGTCGG ACGGCAAGGTGTCAGAATTGGCGCTGGACGCTCTACTGAGACGATGTAGCGACGTTGTTGTTAAATACGTGGAAGATGAGAAACTGAGTGGAAAATGTCCTTTACCAAG AACGCGTATGGCGGAGATGTCTTTTGTCATGAAAGCCATAAGTACGTTGCTGTCATCCTTGAAAAGAGCTGTGAAGGAAAATCCTACCGTTG tGGACGCGCAGATCTGGGAACAAGTCGTTGAGTTGTACCCGCGTCTTGTGGAATGTACCGTTTGTAACTCCACCCCCGTCCGCCGAGCTTTGCGAGAGGCGTTACAGGAGTACGCTGACCTGGTAAAACCGCCCATTCGTGTGTCGAAAGCTGTAAATGGTAAACGTTAA
- the LOC131781469 gene encoding protein MON2 homolog isoform X2, translated as MSKTLDERSRKFIDAVQSDLRALSNETRRKFQPVKEAAEAGILRLRTIGAAKVKNLKITKVIAEETEIVQPFLLGCDTKSLRVVQISLTALQRLITNDALSESSSVNLVSALWQLMEGGLEELRILQTIILLITTSNIVHGENLGKAMVLCFKLYFIKDATICTTAAATVRQMVSVIFERVITEDKQGLASQDVEETAGSVRHKNCPVSLHPCGRDAYLLFQDLCQLTNGEQPYWLNGITEMTRTFGLELLESVLRGYPNIFLKHPEFSFLLKERVCPLIIKLFSPSIKHRISSTPLEKPLYPVAVRLLRIVSVLIEKFYTLLVTECEIFLSLLVKFLEPDKPQWQRALALEVLHTLTIQPALLRSFCLFYDMQEHSTRIFHDMVNALTSFTQGIFTNLSLHSSSQNTAHLPSANTIQTPSSAPPPSVVALSAMGGVTPQPGFSYRGAWIPLSVLPVLGQAKPVYLEQLEKENSSISDGYTLSIAFACLLEIVKSLDVLVQENNDVSSAAEGMGWIEPDASGAAIETGVGTDTINENDKGSKAPDLFQEMVSASWCGILASLSLLLEASNDETVTESILKSYQLYANVCGILNLTTPRDAFITSLCKAALPPHYTLTVVNPHSGTAQVSYVKMPISGSQALMDPQGGDHRALGKSPTNSGETGFGAVVTGTPLGSSHGPVSLTAKNIQCMRSLLSLAHCHGGILGTAWHMVLTTLQHLTWILGLKPSTGGTLKAMPASEAPNLVITQTMMAELPVLAAILSRLFETSKYLDDVALHHLVDALCRLSSTSMEQAQSNKEPSLFAVAKLLETGLNNLHRARVLWKPLTAHLLEVCQHPHTKMREWGAEAVTSLVRSALTHDHDPPLKQDLQLQSMLLGPLQEMSTISFSDIRYKQLECVLQILHSTGQNLGQGWLCVLGVIGAATNQQGEGLIRVAFQSLQLVVTDFLPLMPCTCIKVVVDVAGKFGLQPQELNISLTAIGLLWNISDFLSQHREKIRTELQDIETTLNDSAKYDKPVPPSDRQWMCLYSKLGELCVDPRPAVRKSAGQTLFSTISAHGSLLENITWYTALWRVLFPLLEQVKTMSTSAADVPPPSDAVNSKNKILIHHSRDTAEKQWAETRVLTLSGVARVFNNRRQILAGLDEFPRAWALLLEFIESAALSKSAEVALAALKSFQDIVQDSSESQEGAGANSSNTGDNGKDKRVAKGAAKLKVKPKFCEAADEDLNLWTNAWRAWYNIGITSMSEAHIVRTRRDSSGKITTARTYPAQAFLAALVQIFPSLFMRIYSRFGLADLQKLARILQTSVTIPVHIDQSPFLVPSFQDTVLTALQHAILDAIEILGEPLPHSSNSVLHDSKQPMYPTLFTLLLQFFDYATEPPKVDDSSNAEASRRKKKEWIILSLTPFSEKCMEMVVVLYGECLSEPAVIEEKVLEKIIKSLRNPLRLKYSCSSQSTWKLAVDSLMTVIRKGLNVALARPDSFRSMWYELASAFEDFLFSDMTPPENQSLEQHQADEELDIKLLRMIREEILPHSAALPKDFMARVMALLNRGSIHSAADATFSGTDANGFPLREEFAKSCFETLLQFSFVNGTSDVDQLAEQSDGKVSELALDALLRRCSDVVVKYVEDEKLSGKCPLPRTRMAEMSFVMKAISTLLSSLKRAVKENPTVVDAQIWEQVVELYPRLVECTVCNSTPVRRALREALQEYADLVKPPIRVSKAVNGKR; from the exons GCCATGGTCTTGTGCTTCAAGTTGTACTTCATTAAAGATGCAACAATCTGTACAACAGCGGCAGCAACTGTGAGGCAGATGGTGTCAGTGATATTTGAAAGAGTCATTACTGAGGATAAACAAGGCCTGG CTTCTCAGGATGTAGAAGAAACAGCAGGATCAGTGCGACACAAGAACTGTCCAGTCAGTCTGCACCCATGTGGAAGGGATGCTTATCTTCTATTTCAG gACTTATGCCAACTGACAAATGGTGAACAACCTTACTGGTTGAATGGCATCACTGAGATGACAAGAACATTTGGATTAGAGCTGCTTGAAAGTGTGCTCAGAGGTTACCCGAATATATTTCTCAAG catcCAGAGTTCAGCTTTCTTCTGAAGGAAAGGGTATGCCCTCTGATTATCAAGTTGTTCTCTCCAAGCATCAAACATCGTATAAGCTCCACTCCATTAGAGAAGCCTCTTTATCCAGTGGCTGTTAGACTTCTAAGAATTGTCTCTGTCTTGATCGAGAAATTTTACACTCTTCTG GTAACAGAATGCGAgatatttctttctctcttggTGAAGTTCTTGGAGCCAGATAAACCTCAGTGGCAAAGAGCACTGGCTCTTGAGGTTCTTCATACCCTCACCATCCAGCCAGCCTTGCTGAG GTCATTTTGTCTCTTCTACGACATGCAAGAGCATTCTACAAGAATCTTCCATGATATGGTGAATGCTCTGACGAGTTTTACCCAGGGAATATTCACCAACCTGTCATTGCACAGCTCGTCACAGAACACAGCTCACCTGCCGAGTGCGAACACGATCCAAACACCCTCCAGTGCCCCTCCCCCATCAGTTGTGGCGTTGAGTGCAATGGGCGGGGTCACCCCGCAACCTGGATTCTCCTATAGGGGTGCATGGATACCCCTGTCTGTTTTGCCCGTTTTAGGACAAGCGAAACCTGTTTA cCTTGAACagttagaaaaagaaaattcatcgATCTCCGACGGCTACACACTCTCCATTGCGTTTGCTTGTTTGCTGGAGATCGTCAAAAGTCTTGATGTGCTtgtacaagaaaacaatgatgTGTCAAGTGCTGCCGAAGGGATGGGTTGGATTGAGCCTGATGCATCAGGAGCAGCCATTGAAACCGGAGTGGGAACTGACACCATCAATGAGAATGATAAAG gaTCAAAGGCACCAGATTTATTTCAGGAGATGGTGTCGGCCTCGTGGTGTGGTATTTTGGCGTCActttctttactgttggaagCAAG CAATGATGAAACAGTCACGGAATCCATTCTAAAATCCTACCAGCTTTACGCCAATGTCTGTGGTATCTTGAATCTTACGACTCCGAGAGATGCTTTTATCACATCACTTTGCAAGGCAGCACTGCCCCCACACTACACCCTGACAGTAGTCAATCCCCACTCTGGTACCGCACAGGTTTCTTATGTCAAGATGCCAATTAGTGGGTCTCAGGCTCTCATGGATCCTCAAGGAGGAGATCACCGGGCTCTGGGTAAATCACCGACCAACTCAGGGGAGACTGGTTTTGGTGCTGTGGTCACAGGGACCCCACTTGGCTCTAGTCATGGTCCAGTGTCG TTGACAGCGAAGAACATCCAATGTATGCGATCGTTATTGAGCCTTGCTCACTGCCATGGTGGAATTCTGGGTACAGCGTGGCACATGGTTCTTACCACGCTTCAG CATCTTACCTGGATTTTGGGTCTCAAGCCATCAACTGGAGGAACACTCAAAGCCATGCCAGCGAGCGAGGCCCCTAATCTG GTTATAACACAAACAATGATGGCTGAACTTCCAGTCTTGGCTGCAATCTTATCAAGACTCTTTGAAACATCTAA ATACCTGGATGACGTAGCCCTCCATCATCTTGTAGACGCACTTTGTAGATTGTCGTCTACATCCATGGAACAAGCTCAAAGCAATAAG GAACCATCTCTCTTCGCCGTTGCTAAGTTATTAGAAACAGGCCTAAATAACCTTCACCGCGCACGCGTTTTGTGGAAACCGCTGACCGCACATCTGTTGGAG gtTTGCCAACATCCTCACACTAAAATGAGAGAATGGGGCGCCGAGGCGGTGACGTCATTGGTTCGCTCAGCTCTGACGCATGACCACGATCCACCATTGAAACAAGACTTG CAATTACAGTCCATGCTTCTGGGTCCACTCCAAGAAATGTCCACTATAAGTTTCTCTGATATTCGCTATAAACAATTGGAATGTGTTCTTCAG ATTCTTCACTCCACTGGTCAAAATCTTGGTCAGGGTTGGTTATGTGTGTTGGGAGTTATCGGAGCGGCTACTAACCAACAAGG GGAAGGTCTTATTCGCGTGGCGTTCCAAAGCCTGCAGCTTGTGGTGACCGATTTCCTTCCCTTGATGCCTTGCACGTGCATCAAGGTGGTAGTAGATGTGGCGGGAAAATTTGGCCTCCAGCCTCAGGAGCTGAACATTAGCTTGACAGCCATTGGTCTGTTG TGGAATATCTCCGATTTTCTCTCACAACACCGAGAAAAAATTCGCACAGAGTTGCAAGACATTGAGACGACCTTAAATGACAGTGCTAAGTACGACAAACCCGTCCCCCCCTCAGACAGGCAGTGGATGTGTTTGTATTCCAAACTTGGTGAGCTGTGTGTCGACCCTAGGCCAGCCGTCAGAAAAAGCGCGGGGCAAACGCTGTTCTCCACCATAAGTGCGCATGGCTCGTTGCTGGAAAATATCACGTGGTACACAGCTCTGTGGAGG GTGTTGTTTCCTTTGCTTGAACAAGTGAAAACCATGTCTACTTCAGCAGCTGATGTTCCTCCTCCGAGCGATGCAGTAAACTCAAAGAATAAAATCCTAATTCACCATTCACGTGATACCGCTGAAAAACAGTGGGCGGAAACTCGTGTTCTGACACTCAGTGGCGTGGCGCGTGTGTTTAACAACCGGCGCCAAATTTTAGCGGGCCTTGATGAGTTCCCGCGCGCATGGGCTCTTTTGTTGGAGTTTATTGAGTCTGCGGCTTTGAGCAAGTCCGCTGAAGTTGCACTGGCGGCTCTCAAGAGTTTTCAGGACATCGTTCAAGATTCGTCAGAAAGTCAAGAGGGTGCTGGCGCAAATTCCTCAAATACAGGAGACAACGGGAAGGACAAAAGAGTAGCAAAGGGAGCTGCTAAACTTAAAGTTAAACCTAAGTTTTGTGAGGCAGCAGACGAGGATTTAAATCTATGGACGAACGCGTGGCGTGCTTGGTACAACATCGGCATAACAAGCATGTCTGAAGCACATATCGTCAGAACTCGCAGGGACTCTTCTGGAAAAATCACTACAGCTAGAACTTACCCTGCGCAAGCTTTCCTGGCAGCTTTAGTTCAGATTTTTCCTTCGCTATTCATGAGAATATATAGCCGTTTTGGCCTGGCTGATCTACAGAAGCTTGCGCGAATTCTACAGACCTCTGTAACTATTCCTGTACATATAGATCAGTCGCCGTTTTTAGTTCCTTCATTTCAGGATACTGTGTTAACAGCGTTACAACACGCTATTCTGGATGCTATTGAAATTTTGGGCGAGCCACTGCCTCATTCTTCCAACTCGGTTCTCCACGATTCAAAACAACCAATGTATCCGACACTTTTTACACTGTTACTGCAGTTTTTTGATTATGCGACAGAACCTCCAAAAGTTGACGATTCGTCTAATGCAGAGGCTTcgagaaggaagaaaaaggaatgGATTATTCTATCGTTGACTCCGTTCTCGGAGAAATGCATGGAAATGGTTGTGGTACTTTACGGGGAATGTTTATCTGAGCCAGCTGTTATAGAGGAAAAAGTGTTGGAGAAAATCATTAAG TCTTTGCGCAATCCTCTTCGTCTCAAGTACAGCTGCTCGTCGCAGTCCACCTGGAAGCTAGCTGTCGATTCATTGATGACTGTCATTCGTAAAGGACTCAATGTGGCCCTCGCACGACCAG ATTCTTTTAGGTCCATGTGGTACGAATTAGCTTCAGCGTTTGAagactttcttttttcagatat GACCCCCCCTGAGAATCAGTCGCTGGAACAGCATCAGGCAGACGAAGAACTGGACATCaag CTTTTGCGCATGATCCGTGAGGAGATTCTACCCCATTCCGCTGCTCTGCCTAAAGACTTCATGGCACGAGTCATGGCGCTCCTGAACAGAGGCTCGATTCACTCAGCTGCAGATGCCACTTTTAGCG GAACGGATGCTAACGGATTTCCTCTTCGTGAAGAGTTTGCCAAGTCTTGTTTCGAAACTTTGCTACAGTTTTCGTTCGTCAACGGAACATCTGATGTGGATCAACTTGCAGAGCAGTCGG ACGGCAAGGTGTCAGAATTGGCGCTGGACGCTCTACTGAGACGATGTAGCGACGTTGTTGTTAAATACGTGGAAGATGAGAAACTGAGTGGAAAATGTCCTTTACCAAG AACGCGTATGGCGGAGATGTCTTTTGTCATGAAAGCCATAAGTACGTTGCTGTCATCCTTGAAAAGAGCTGTGAAGGAAAATCCTACCGTTG tGGACGCGCAGATCTGGGAACAAGTCGTTGAGTTGTACCCGCGTCTTGTGGAATGTACCGTTTGTAACTCCACCCCCGTCCGCCGAGCTTTGCGAGAGGCGTTACAGGAGTACGCTGACCTGGTAAAACCGCCCATTCGTGTGTCGAAAGCTGTAAATGGTAAACGTTAA